The following coding sequences lie in one Longimicrobium sp. genomic window:
- a CDS encoding lytic transglycosylase domain-containing protein, which produces MHATTAGAWPAPFAPSGRSTSVFCALMALCLCAVPAAAQQPATPARTGATVPEPGFWERLRAEARRFRELNANPFSYATRYRISHELASSIHDAARTEGIDPELAFRLVRVESNFNPRARSYAGAMGLTQLMPGTARSIDRRMADRARLLDPEANLRVGFRYLRTLLRHYDGDVRLALLAYNRGENGVDRDLRRGRDPENGYSGKVLGRGADRYRGAGVVEQ; this is translated from the coding sequence TTGCACGCCACCACCGCCGGCGCGTGGCCGGCACCCTTTGCCCCGAGCGGACGAAGCACGTCCGTGTTCTGCGCCCTGATGGCGCTCTGCCTCTGCGCCGTGCCCGCCGCCGCGCAGCAGCCCGCGACGCCCGCCCGCACCGGCGCGACCGTTCCGGAGCCCGGCTTCTGGGAGCGCCTCCGCGCCGAAGCACGCCGCTTCCGCGAGCTGAACGCGAATCCGTTTTCGTACGCAACGCGCTACCGCATCTCGCACGAGCTGGCGAGCTCCATCCACGATGCGGCCCGCACCGAGGGGATCGATCCCGAGCTGGCGTTCCGGCTGGTGCGCGTGGAGAGCAACTTCAACCCGCGCGCCCGCAGCTACGCCGGCGCCATGGGGCTCACGCAGCTGATGCCGGGCACCGCGCGCTCCATAGACCGCCGCATGGCCGACCGCGCTCGCCTCCTGGATCCCGAGGCCAACCTGCGCGTCGGCTTCCGCTACCTCCGCACCCTCCTGCGCCACTACGACGGCGACGTGCGCCTGGCCCTCCTCGCGTACAACCGCGGCGAGAACGGCGTGGACCGCGACCTGAGGCGCGGGCGCGACCCGGAGAACGGGTACTCGGGCAAGGTGCTGGGGCGGGGCGCCGACCGGTACCGCGGCGCGGGGGTGGTGGAGCAGTAG
- a CDS encoding AraC family ligand binding domain-containing protein: protein MSSINRPLAGPTLSYDLAAEAARLRQDPMYQQSGKLGHALVKNGRFRVILTALAAGQAAETANADSAMSIQVLEGSLQVRADGGEQELRQGQLIFTAPGDAHDIRAAQDSLILITVSAQNDDFRPGESRTGSGANP, encoded by the coding sequence ATGTCCTCGATCAACCGCCCCCTGGCGGGGCCCACGCTCAGCTACGACCTGGCCGCGGAGGCCGCACGGCTCCGGCAGGATCCCATGTACCAGCAGAGCGGCAAGCTGGGCCACGCGCTGGTCAAGAACGGGCGCTTCCGCGTCATCCTCACGGCGCTCGCCGCGGGGCAGGCCGCCGAGACGGCCAACGCGGACTCGGCGATGAGCATCCAGGTGCTGGAGGGCTCGCTCCAGGTGCGCGCGGACGGCGGCGAGCAGGAGCTGCGGCAGGGGCAGCTCATCTTCACCGCGCCCGGCGACGCCCACGACATCCGCGCCGCGCAGGACTCGCTCATCCTGATCACCGTCTCCGCCCAGAACGACGACTTCCGCCCCGGCGAGTCGCGCACCGGCTCGGGCGCCAACCCCTGA